A window of the Streptomyces luomodiensis genome harbors these coding sequences:
- a CDS encoding ABC transporter ATP-binding protein, whose protein sequence is MTRLLEVRDLRVEFRTRDGIAEAVGGVSYAVDAGRTLAVLGESGSGKSVTAQAVMGILDSPPGRVTGGQVLFRGRDLLTMGARERRRIRGAEMAMIFQDALSALNPVLPVGAQLAEMYEVHRGMSRKDARRRAVELMDRVRIPAAGQRAGDYPHQFSGGMRQRIMIAMAMALEPDLIIADEPTTALDVTVQAQVMELLAELRREYAMGLVLITHDLGVVADVADTIAVMYAGRIVETAPVRDLYRRPAHPYTRGLLDSVPRVDHRANGGHRANGDHRADGGNRADGGHRGERLYAIKGAPPSPLAMPSGCPFNPRCPRAQEICRVERPPLYEVTATGTSAPSGRTSACHFWKDELDALAPLDA, encoded by the coding sequence CCGTCGGCGGGGTGAGCTACGCCGTGGACGCGGGCCGCACCCTCGCCGTGCTGGGCGAGTCGGGGTCCGGCAAGTCCGTGACCGCCCAGGCGGTCATGGGCATCCTCGACTCCCCGCCCGGCCGGGTCACCGGCGGCCAGGTGCTGTTCCGGGGGCGGGACCTGCTGACGATGGGCGCGCGGGAGCGCCGCCGGATCCGGGGCGCCGAGATGGCGATGATCTTCCAGGACGCGCTCTCCGCCCTCAACCCGGTGCTCCCCGTGGGCGCCCAGCTCGCCGAGATGTACGAGGTGCACCGCGGGATGTCCCGCAAGGACGCCCGGCGGCGGGCGGTGGAGCTGATGGACCGGGTCCGCATCCCGGCGGCGGGGCAGCGGGCCGGGGACTATCCGCACCAGTTCTCCGGGGGCATGCGCCAGCGCATCATGATCGCCATGGCCATGGCGCTGGAGCCGGACCTGATCATCGCCGACGAGCCGACCACGGCCCTGGACGTCACCGTCCAGGCCCAGGTCATGGAGCTGCTCGCGGAGCTGCGCCGGGAGTACGCCATGGGGCTGGTCCTGATCACCCATGACCTGGGCGTGGTCGCGGACGTGGCCGACACCATCGCCGTGATGTACGCGGGCCGGATCGTGGAGACCGCTCCGGTACGCGACCTCTACCGCCGCCCCGCCCACCCCTACACCCGGGGACTGCTGGACTCGGTGCCGCGCGTGGACCACCGGGCGAATGGGGGGCACCGGGCCAACGGGGACCACCGGGCCGACGGGGGCAACCGTGCCGACGGGGGCCACCGGGGCGAGCGGCTCTACGCGATCAAGGGAGCGCCGCCCAGCCCCCTCGCCATGCCCTCCGGCTGCCCCTTCAACCCCCGCTGCCCGCGCGCCCAGGAGATCTGCCGTGTCGAGCGCCCGCCGCTGTACGAGGTGACGGCGACGGGCACGTCCGCCCCGTCCGGCCGGACCAGCGCCTGCCACTTCTGGAAGGACGAACTCGATGCCCTCGCCCCCCTCGACGCCTGA
- a CDS encoding ABC transporter ATP-binding protein, giving the protein MGIESDTPEPLLVAEKLTKHFPIMGGFPFQRKVGAVQAVDGVDLTVHAGESFGLVGESGCGKSTTGRLLTRLLEPTGGKITYRGRDITHAGRKELAPIRSEIQMIFQDPYSSLNPRQTVGTIISGPMQINGIDPPGGREARVRELLEIVGLNPEHYNRFPHEFSGGQRQRIGVARALALEPRLIVADEPVSALDVSIQAQVVNLLQQLQRDLGIAFLFIAHDLAVVRHFSQRVAVMYLGKVVEVGDRDSIYRRPRHPYTHALLSAVPDAAVVMAEDAADAAPRERIRLAGDVPSPINPPTGCRFRTRCWKAQDLCARQEPPLLRLDGNREGHLSACHFPEDPSLEARAEDVVLDPALIAAEAGPDAPPRKEP; this is encoded by the coding sequence ATGGGCATCGAGTCGGACACCCCCGAACCCCTCCTGGTCGCCGAGAAGCTGACCAAACACTTCCCGATCATGGGTGGCTTCCCGTTCCAGCGGAAGGTCGGGGCCGTGCAGGCGGTCGACGGGGTCGATCTGACCGTGCACGCCGGGGAGAGCTTCGGGCTGGTCGGCGAGTCCGGCTGCGGCAAGTCCACCACGGGCCGGCTGCTCACCCGGCTGCTGGAGCCCACCGGCGGAAAGATCACCTACCGGGGCCGGGACATCACCCACGCGGGCCGCAAGGAGCTCGCCCCGATCCGCTCCGAGATCCAGATGATCTTCCAGGATCCGTACTCCTCGCTGAACCCCCGGCAGACCGTCGGCACCATCATCTCCGGCCCGATGCAGATCAACGGCATCGATCCGCCGGGCGGCCGGGAGGCCCGGGTGCGCGAACTGCTGGAGATCGTGGGCCTCAACCCCGAGCACTACAACCGCTTCCCGCACGAGTTCTCCGGCGGCCAGCGCCAGCGCATCGGCGTGGCCCGCGCGCTCGCCCTCGAACCCAGGCTGATCGTCGCCGATGAACCCGTCTCGGCGCTGGACGTCTCCATCCAGGCGCAGGTCGTCAACCTGCTCCAGCAGCTCCAGCGGGACCTGGGGATCGCCTTCCTGTTCATCGCCCACGACCTCGCCGTGGTACGCCACTTCTCACAGCGCGTCGCCGTGATGTACCTGGGCAAGGTGGTCGAGGTGGGCGACCGCGACTCCATCTACCGCCGCCCCCGCCACCCGTACACCCACGCCCTGCTGTCCGCCGTCCCGGACGCGGCGGTGGTGATGGCCGAGGACGCCGCGGACGCCGCTCCCCGGGAACGCATCCGGCTCGCCGGGGACGTGCCCTCCCCCATCAACCCGCCCACCGGCTGCCGCTTCCGCACCCGCTGCTGGAAGGCCCAGGACCTGTGCGCCCGGCAGGAGCCCCCGCTGCTGCGGCTGGACGGCAACCGCGAGGGCCACCTGTCCGCCTGCCACTTCCCCGAGGACCCGAGCCTCGAGGCCCGCGCGGAGGACGTCGTCCTCGATCCGGCGCTGATCGCGGCCGAGGCGGGCCCGGACGCACCGCCGCGCAAGGAGCCGTGA
- a CDS encoding ABC transporter ATP-binding protein, with amino-acid sequence MTTLTKPDDGATPPGADPGAFLSVRDLYVRFSTEDGVVKAVDGLSFDLQRGRTLGIVGESGSGKSVTNLTVLGLHDPRTTTVTGEILLDGQELTGAPERTLERLRGNTMAMIFQDPLTALSPYYTVGRQIAEPYRKHTGASKREARARAIEMLEKVGIPNARLRVDDYPHQFSGGMRQRAMIAMALVCDPDLLIADEPTTALDVTVQAQILDLLKDLQQEFGSAIILITHDLGVVANTADDLLVMYAGRAVERGTVREVLRAPQHPYTWGLLGSMPRLSSAVDEPLSPIPGSPPSLLNPPPGCPFHPRCPYPDQVAGDRCATERPVLPDGRGAACHLTAERKQTLFTEQIKPRLS; translated from the coding sequence ATGACCACACTCACCAAGCCCGACGACGGCGCGACGCCCCCCGGGGCCGACCCCGGCGCCTTCCTGTCCGTACGCGACCTGTACGTCCGCTTCTCGACCGAGGACGGCGTCGTCAAGGCCGTCGACGGCCTCTCCTTCGACCTTCAGCGCGGCCGGACGCTCGGCATCGTGGGCGAGTCCGGCTCCGGCAAGTCCGTCACCAACCTCACCGTGCTGGGCCTGCACGACCCGCGCACCACCACCGTCACCGGCGAGATCCTGCTGGACGGGCAGGAGCTGACCGGGGCGCCCGAGCGCACCCTGGAGCGGCTGCGCGGCAACACCATGGCGATGATCTTCCAGGACCCGCTGACCGCCCTGTCGCCGTACTACACGGTGGGCCGCCAGATCGCCGAGCCGTACCGCAAGCACACCGGCGCGTCCAAGCGCGAGGCCCGCGCCCGCGCGATCGAGATGCTGGAGAAGGTCGGCATCCCCAACGCGCGGCTGCGGGTGGACGACTATCCGCACCAGTTCTCCGGCGGGATGCGGCAACGCGCGATGATCGCGATGGCGCTGGTCTGCGACCCCGATCTGCTGATCGCCGACGAGCCGACCACCGCCCTCGACGTCACCGTCCAGGCCCAGATCCTGGATCTGCTGAAGGACCTCCAGCAGGAGTTCGGCTCGGCGATCATCCTCATCACCCATGACCTGGGGGTGGTCGCCAACACCGCCGACGACCTGCTGGTGATGTACGCGGGCCGGGCCGTGGAGCGCGGTACGGTCCGCGAGGTGCTGCGCGCGCCCCAGCACCCGTACACCTGGGGGCTGCTGGGCTCCATGCCGCGGCTGTCCTCGGCCGTGGACGAGCCGCTCAGCCCCATCCCCGGCTCCCCGCCGAGCCTGCTCAACCCGCCGCCGGGCTGCCCCTTCCATCCGCGGTGCCCCTATCCGGACCAGGTGGCGGGCGACCGCTGTGCCACCGAGCGCCCCGTGCTCCCGGACGGCCGGGGCGCCGCCTGCCACCTGACGGCCGAGCGGAAACAGACCCTCTTCACCGAGCAGATCAAGCCCCGGCTGAGCTAG
- a CDS encoding ABC transporter ATP-binding protein: MPSPPSTPESATAPVLEVRDLAKHYPLTQGVLVKRRIGAVRAVDTVSFALRRGETLGIVGESGCGKSTVAKLLVGLERPTAGSIHYRGEDISRLSGRALRAVRRNIQMVFQDPYTSLNPRMTVGDIIGEPFEIHPEAAPKGDRRRAVQELLEVVGLSPEHLNRYPHQFSGGQRQRVGIARGLALRPDVIVADEPVSALDVSVQAQVVNLMGSLQDEFGLSYVFIAHDLSVVRHISDRIAVMYLGRIAETGTGPEIYDHPTHPYTQALLSAVPVPDPESYQGRERIVLTGDVPSPANPPSGCRFRTRCWKAQDRCAAQAPALTVPAGLSGAAAHPSACHFAEERQVVRTPS; encoded by the coding sequence ATGCCCTCGCCCCCCTCGACGCCTGAGTCCGCCACCGCGCCCGTCCTCGAGGTCCGCGACCTCGCCAAGCACTATCCGCTGACCCAGGGGGTGCTGGTGAAGCGGCGGATCGGTGCCGTCCGGGCGGTCGACACGGTCTCCTTCGCCCTGCGGCGCGGGGAGACGCTCGGCATCGTCGGCGAGTCCGGCTGCGGCAAGTCCACCGTCGCCAAGCTGCTGGTCGGCCTGGAGCGGCCGACCGCCGGCTCGATCCACTACCGGGGCGAGGACATCTCCCGGCTGTCCGGCCGGGCGCTGCGGGCGGTCCGCCGCAACATCCAGATGGTCTTCCAGGACCCCTACACCTCGCTCAACCCGCGCATGACGGTGGGCGACATCATCGGGGAGCCCTTCGAGATCCACCCCGAGGCGGCGCCCAAGGGCGACCGGCGGCGGGCGGTCCAGGAGCTGCTGGAGGTGGTGGGGCTCAGCCCCGAACACCTCAACCGCTATCCGCACCAGTTCTCCGGCGGCCAGCGCCAGCGCGTCGGCATCGCCCGGGGCCTGGCCCTGCGGCCGGACGTCATCGTCGCGGACGAGCCGGTCTCGGCGCTGGACGTATCGGTGCAGGCGCAGGTGGTCAATCTGATGGGGAGCCTCCAGGACGAGTTCGGCCTGTCCTACGTCTTCATCGCCCATGACCTGTCGGTGGTCCGGCACATCTCCGACCGGATCGCCGTGATGTACCTGGGCCGCATCGCCGAAACGGGAACGGGCCCCGAGATCTACGACCACCCCACCCATCCGTACACCCAGGCGCTGCTCTCCGCCGTCCCGGTCCCGGACCCGGAGTCGTACCAGGGCCGCGAGCGCATCGTCCTGACCGGCGACGTGCCCTCCCCGGCCAACCCGCCCTCCGGCTGCCGCTTCCGCACCCGCTGCTGGAAGGCCCAGGACCGCTGCGCGGCGCAGGCACCGGCGCTGACGGTCCCGGCGGGCCTGTCGGGGGCGGCCGCGCATCCGTCGGCGTGCCACTTCGCGGAGGAGCGCCAGGTGGTGCGGACGCCGTCCTGA
- a CDS encoding ABC transporter permease, producing the protein MLRFLARRSLGAIVILILISAITFFLFFALPAEPARLACGKNCDPTSLAMINKNLGLDQPVPVQYWKFMVGIVAGRDFAVGHCDAPCFGYSFVSQEPVWGTIVDRFPTTLSLAIGGAAVFLVFGVGIGMIAAWRRGTWIDKFVSSLSLLGASMQIYFVGVLALAWFVSGLGIMDQPAYYPFTDNPAKWFSGMLLPWLVLSLIFMANYSRMTRSQMVEQLQEDHVRTARAKGLAGRTVFFRYAWRGAIAPIVTIFGIDLGSLFGGAMVTEYTFTLHGIGRLAVESVQLTDLPMLMGVMLVSSAAIVVFNILVDAAYAFIDPRVRLA; encoded by the coding sequence CGGCGCGATCGTGATCCTGATCCTGATCAGCGCGATCACGTTCTTCCTCTTCTTCGCCCTGCCCGCCGAACCGGCCCGGCTCGCCTGCGGCAAGAACTGCGACCCCACCTCGCTCGCCATGATCAACAAGAATCTGGGCCTGGACCAGCCGGTGCCGGTCCAGTACTGGAAGTTCATGGTGGGGATCGTCGCCGGGCGGGACTTCGCGGTGGGACACTGCGACGCCCCCTGCTTCGGCTACTCCTTCGTCAGCCAGGAGCCGGTCTGGGGCACCATCGTGGACCGTTTCCCCACCACCCTCTCGCTCGCCATCGGCGGCGCCGCCGTCTTCCTGGTCTTCGGCGTCGGCATCGGCATGATCGCGGCCTGGCGGCGCGGCACCTGGATCGACAAGTTCGTCAGCTCACTGTCGCTGCTCGGCGCCTCGATGCAGATCTACTTCGTCGGGGTGCTCGCCCTGGCCTGGTTCGTCAGCGGGCTGGGGATCATGGATCAGCCCGCCTACTACCCCTTCACCGACAATCCGGCGAAGTGGTTCAGCGGAATGCTGCTGCCCTGGCTGGTGCTGTCGCTGATCTTCATGGCCAACTACAGCCGGATGACCCGCTCCCAGATGGTCGAGCAGCTCCAGGAGGACCATGTCCGCACGGCGCGGGCCAAGGGGCTGGCCGGCCGTACGGTCTTCTTCCGCTACGCCTGGCGCGGCGCCATCGCCCCGATCGTCACCATCTTCGGCATCGACCTCGGATCGCTCTTCGGCGGGGCCATGGTCACCGAGTACACCTTCACCCTGCACGGCATCGGACGGCTGGCGGTGGAATCCGTCCAGCTCACCGATCTGCCGATGCTGATGGGGGTGATGCTGGTCAGCTCCGCGGCCATCGTGGTGTTCAACATCCTGGTCGACGCCGCCTACGCCTTCATCGACCCGCGCGTGCGCCTCGCCTGA
- a CDS encoding GNAT family N-acetyltransferase translates to MPRDDLQRVRDFRLSFARRQAAEVREVPGGFLVLDVRYARSHEHNQLHVVGPADPEGLPGLADETLAPLPHRRITVHDEALGLLCVPVLERAGYRHVTEVLMVHTGPVPKASAADVVERELGPEPHGLLRRAVTAQQRRWMPDADERTVHDLVERREARRAGAEEVLFLAAHDDSGEVVSWADLYLAPAAGIAQIEEVVTAEPYLRRGYADAVVTAALRRAAAAGCALRFLVADQDDWPLHWYGRRGFTAVGRTHAFTRC, encoded by the coding sequence ATGCCACGAGACGACCTTCAGCGGGTCCGGGACTTCCGGCTCTCCTTCGCCCGTCGCCAGGCGGCCGAGGTGCGGGAGGTGCCGGGCGGGTTCCTGGTGCTGGACGTACGGTACGCGCGTTCCCATGAGCACAATCAGCTGCATGTCGTCGGGCCCGCCGACCCCGAGGGACTGCCCGGTCTCGCCGACGAGACCCTGGCGCCCTTGCCGCACCGCCGGATCACGGTCCATGACGAGGCCCTCGGGCTCCTCTGTGTGCCCGTGCTGGAGCGGGCCGGGTACCGCCACGTCACCGAGGTGCTGATGGTGCACACCGGCCCGGTGCCCAAGGCGTCGGCGGCCGATGTGGTGGAGCGGGAGCTGGGGCCGGAGCCGCATGGGCTGCTTCGGCGGGCGGTGACGGCGCAGCAGCGGCGGTGGATGCCGGACGCGGACGAGCGGACCGTGCACGACCTCGTGGAGCGGCGCGAGGCCCGGCGGGCGGGGGCCGAGGAGGTGCTCTTCCTGGCCGCCCACGACGACAGCGGCGAGGTCGTCTCGTGGGCCGATCTGTATCTGGCGCCCGCCGCCGGAATCGCCCAGATCGAGGAGGTGGTGACCGCCGAGCCGTACCTCCGCCGTGGCTACGCCGACGCCGTCGTGACCGCCGCGCTGCGCCGCGCGGCCGCCGCCGGATGCGCGCTGCGGTTCCTCGTCGCCGACCAGGACGACTGGCCGCTGCACTGGTACGGCCGCCGCGGGTTCACCGCCGTCGGCCGTACGCACGCCTTCACGCGCTGCTGA